The following are from one region of the Shinella sp. PSBB067 genome:
- a CDS encoding ABC transporter permease, with the protein MTGGGPAHGPELTATAAAGDTPQSAGVAGSVASSGTPVVEGAPSFWAKFSKSSPLVALILQRLALSVALLFAVSLMIFGGVEALPGDFATTYLGQSATPQAVENIRKDLGLDQPATTRYFKWLGGAVQGDFGKSWASKQSVSEQIGKRLGNSLFLAFFAAIISVPLAVGLGMLAVQYRNRLPDKIINVISLAAISLPEFFVGYLLILFFAVQMGVATFPATVYDSMTLGQRLSAIALPTATLVLVVLAHMMRMTRAAILNVMSSAYVETAELKGLSGIRIIAKHAAPNAVAPVINVIALNLAYLVVGVVVVEVVFVYPGMGQYMVDAVTVRDMPVVQACGLIFAAFYIFLNMFADILAIVANPRLRHPR; encoded by the coding sequence ATGACCGGCGGCGGACCGGCGCACGGTCCGGAGCTGACAGCAACGGCGGCTGCGGGGGATACCCCGCAGTCTGCCGGCGTTGCCGGGTCGGTTGCGTCCAGCGGAACCCCAGTCGTCGAAGGCGCGCCTTCGTTCTGGGCGAAATTCAGCAAGAGCAGTCCCCTCGTGGCGCTCATCCTGCAACGCCTTGCTCTCAGCGTGGCCTTGCTCTTCGCCGTGTCGCTGATGATCTTCGGCGGCGTGGAAGCCCTGCCCGGCGACTTCGCGACGACCTATCTCGGCCAGTCCGCAACGCCCCAGGCCGTCGAGAACATCCGCAAGGACCTCGGCCTCGACCAGCCCGCCACAACCCGCTACTTCAAGTGGCTCGGCGGCGCCGTCCAGGGTGACTTCGGCAAGTCCTGGGCCTCGAAGCAATCGGTCAGCGAGCAGATCGGCAAGCGCCTCGGCAATTCGCTGTTCCTCGCCTTCTTCGCGGCGATCATATCGGTGCCGCTGGCCGTCGGCCTCGGTATGCTCGCGGTGCAATACCGCAACCGACTGCCGGACAAGATCATCAACGTCATCTCGCTTGCGGCGATCTCGCTTCCCGAGTTCTTCGTCGGCTACCTGCTGATCCTGTTCTTCGCCGTGCAGATGGGCGTCGCGACCTTCCCGGCGACGGTCTACGACAGCATGACGCTCGGCCAGCGCCTGTCCGCGATCGCGCTGCCGACCGCCACCCTCGTCCTCGTCGTGCTCGCCCACATGATGCGCATGACGCGGGCGGCGATCCTCAACGTCATGTCCTCGGCCTATGTCGAGACGGCCGAGCTCAAGGGCCTCAGCGGCATCCGGATCATCGCCAAGCATGCGGCGCCGAACGCCGTTGCCCCGGTCATCAACGTCATCGCACTCAACCTTGCCTATCTCGTGGTGGGCGTCGTCGTCGTGGAGGTGGTCTTCGTCTATCCCGGCATGGGCCAGTACATGGTCGACGCCGTGACGGTGCGCGACATGCCGGTCGTGCAGGCCTGCGGCCTGATCTTCGCCGCCTTCTACATCTTCCTCAACATGTTCGCCGATATCCTCGCGATCGTCGCGAACCCCAGATTGAGGCATCCGCGATGA
- a CDS encoding ABC transporter permease: MRLSTIPISAWIGIMGIVLALFCALFAPLIAPYGESQIVGSVWQPMGGDYLLGTDNLGRDLFSRLIFGARTTIFVALAATVLSFSLGMLLSFSAAVTGGLVDQAFSRFNDLMMAIPTLIFALVVLAVLPQQLWILILVMAVLDSTRVYRIGRAVALDVAVMEFVEAARLRGEGTGWIIFREILPNTLSPLLAEFGLRFAFSILFLSTLSFLGLGIQPPAADWGGMVKDNKDGIIFGISAALIPGGAIAGLAICVNLVVDWLMKRTSSLKGGRGDA; the protein is encoded by the coding sequence ATGAGACTTTCCACCATCCCCATCAGCGCATGGATCGGCATAATGGGCATCGTCCTCGCCCTCTTCTGCGCCCTCTTCGCCCCGCTCATCGCCCCCTACGGCGAAAGCCAGATCGTCGGCTCCGTCTGGCAGCCGATGGGCGGCGACTACCTGCTCGGCACCGACAATCTCGGCCGCGACCTCTTCTCGCGGCTGATCTTCGGCGCCCGCACCACGATCTTCGTGGCGCTGGCGGCGACCGTGCTCTCCTTCTCGCTCGGCATGCTGCTCTCCTTCTCGGCGGCGGTGACGGGCGGGCTCGTCGACCAGGCCTTCTCGCGCTTCAACGACCTGATGATGGCGATCCCCACGCTGATCTTCGCCCTCGTCGTACTGGCCGTGCTGCCGCAGCAGCTCTGGATCCTCATCCTCGTGATGGCAGTCCTCGATTCCACGCGCGTCTACCGCATCGGCCGCGCCGTGGCGCTCGACGTGGCGGTGATGGAATTCGTGGAAGCGGCAAGGCTGCGCGGCGAAGGCACGGGCTGGATCATCTTCCGGGAGATCCTGCCCAACACGCTCTCGCCGCTGCTTGCCGAATTCGGCCTGCGCTTCGCCTTCTCGATCCTGTTCCTCTCCACCCTCTCCTTCCTCGGCCTCGGCATCCAGCCACCGGCCGCCGACTGGGGCGGCATGGTGAAGGACAACAAGGACGGCATCATCTTCGGCATCTCCGCCGCCCTCATTCCGGGCGGCGCCATCGCGGGGCTGGCCATCTGCGTCAACCTCGTCGTCGACTGGCTGATGAAACGCACCTCGAGCCTCAAGGGGGGACGCGGCGATGCCTGA
- a CDS encoding ABC transporter ATP-binding protein: MPDLLSVRNLRIEATSYPPGEPPRTVTLVEGVNFDVEKGKVLGLIGESGAGKSTIGLTALAYGRGGVRITGGEVKLNGEDLLKLSPSGIRKVRGAKVCYVAQSAAAAFNPAHRLGEQVIEASLKHGIMSRVEAEKRALYLFKVLGLPNPETFGQRYPHQVSGGQLQRAMTAMALCPNPELIVFDEPTTALDVTTQIDVLAAIKHAIEETHTAAIYITHDLAVVAQITDDILVLRHGKMVEYGSVQQIIEAPTQDYTRALVNVRGTGRDEAPDQSDTLLKVENVTAGYSNGFKVLQDVSLHLPKGQTLAVVGESGSGKSTLARVITGLLPPQEGTISFDGKTLPKALKGRSNDELRRIQMIYQMADTAMNPRQTVRDIIGRPLTFYYGLRGREKTERVKELLEQIEMGGRFADRYPAELSGGQKQRVAIARALAAKPELILCDEPTSALDPLVAEGILKLLLKLQEETHVSYMFITHDIAIVRAIADSVAVMHRGRLVRFGPKSKVLSPPFDDYTDLLLKSVPEMEIGWLERVLTTRRMESAGN; the protein is encoded by the coding sequence ATGCCTGATCTTCTTTCCGTCCGCAATCTCAGGATCGAGGCGACCAGCTATCCACCGGGCGAACCGCCGAGAACCGTCACCCTCGTCGAAGGCGTGAACTTCGACGTCGAGAAGGGCAAGGTGCTCGGCCTCATCGGCGAATCGGGTGCCGGCAAGTCCACCATCGGCCTCACCGCGCTCGCCTACGGGCGCGGCGGAGTGCGCATCACCGGCGGCGAGGTGAAGCTCAACGGCGAGGACCTCCTGAAGCTCTCGCCCTCGGGCATCCGCAAGGTGCGCGGCGCGAAGGTCTGCTACGTCGCCCAGTCGGCGGCCGCGGCCTTCAACCCCGCCCACCGGCTCGGCGAGCAGGTGATCGAGGCCTCGCTGAAACACGGCATCATGAGCCGTGTGGAAGCGGAAAAGCGCGCGCTCTACCTCTTCAAGGTGCTCGGCCTGCCGAACCCGGAAACCTTCGGCCAGCGCTATCCGCACCAGGTCTCAGGCGGCCAGCTCCAGCGCGCCATGACCGCCATGGCGCTCTGCCCCAATCCCGAGCTCATCGTCTTCGACGAGCCGACGACCGCTTTGGACGTGACGACGCAGATCGACGTGCTCGCCGCCATCAAGCACGCCATCGAGGAGACCCACACGGCCGCGATCTACATCACCCACGACCTTGCCGTCGTGGCGCAGATCACCGACGACATCCTCGTGCTCCGCCACGGCAAGATGGTGGAATACGGCTCGGTGCAGCAGATCATCGAGGCGCCGACGCAGGACTATACCCGTGCCCTCGTCAACGTGCGCGGCACCGGGCGGGACGAGGCGCCCGACCAGTCGGACACGCTGCTCAAGGTGGAGAACGTCACCGCCGGCTATTCCAACGGCTTCAAGGTGCTGCAGGACGTCTCGCTCCACCTGCCGAAGGGGCAGACGCTGGCGGTGGTGGGCGAATCCGGCTCGGGCAAGTCCACCCTCGCCCGCGTCATCACCGGCCTCCTGCCGCCGCAGGAGGGCACGATCAGCTTCGACGGCAAGACCCTGCCGAAGGCGCTCAAGGGCCGGTCGAACGACGAGCTGCGCCGCATCCAGATGATCTACCAGATGGCCGACACCGCGATGAATCCGCGCCAGACGGTGCGCGACATCATCGGCCGCCCCCTCACCTTCTATTACGGCCTGCGCGGCCGGGAGAAGACCGAGCGGGTGAAGGAGCTGCTGGAGCAGATCGAGATGGGCGGCCGCTTCGCCGATCGTTACCCGGCCGAGCTCTCCGGCGGCCAGAAGCAGCGCGTCGCCATCGCAAGGGCGCTGGCGGCCAAGCCCGAACTCATCCTCTGCGACGAGCCGACCTCCGCGCTCGACCCGCTGGTGGCCGAGGGCATCCTGAAGCTTCTCCTGAAGCTTCAGGAGGAAACTCATGTCTCCTACATGTTCATCACCCACGACATCGCCATCGTGCGAGCCATCGCCGACAGCGTGGCCGTGATGCACCGGGGACGCCTCGTGCGCTTCGGGCCCAAGTCGAAGGTGCTCTCGCCGCCCTTCGACGACTATACGGACCTGCTCCTGAAATCCGTTCCCGAAATGGAGATCGGCTGGCTGGAGCGGGTGCTGACGACGCGGCGCATGGAAAGCGCCGGCAACTGA